A genomic segment from Burkholderia plantarii encodes:
- a CDS encoding ATP-binding protein — MWLLPAACVVGILASAGTYWAAVRELDFLLDDQIRSVSRQVEINQHGQPAFAGHGAHAAQPRELNDADDVVLQIWRGGRLEFTTDPGIVLPPPGAPGLAKLDADGQSWHTYVRESAGTTIRVAQPRTARWDALAHIAIHLLWPVLSLLPLLAIGLWFGIGHGLRPLRIITSGLRQRHATRLDPLDTQALPDEVEPLASGINDLLARLDESFTLQRHFIADAAHELRTPIMGLSIQAQLLGRAANDAERVRIAAQIQAGATRLGHLAEQLLTLARLEPDSQTAALAPVDLAALARSVVGDRARVADARQVDLGAVGGGALVVPGNPDTLRVLVNNLVDNAIRYAGAGASVDVRTGRGVDGVPVIEVRDTGPGIPASDRARVFERFYRGSGAQGVAESGSGLGLSIVKRIAEQHHANVVLGDGPSGRGLSVAVRFEREADAMV; from the coding sequence ATGTGGCTGCTGCCGGCCGCCTGCGTGGTGGGCATCCTGGCCAGCGCCGGCACCTACTGGGCCGCGGTGCGCGAACTCGATTTCCTGCTCGACGACCAGATCCGCAGCGTGTCGCGGCAGGTGGAGATCAACCAGCATGGCCAGCCCGCGTTCGCGGGCCACGGTGCGCACGCCGCGCAGCCCCGCGAGCTCAACGATGCCGACGACGTGGTATTGCAGATCTGGCGCGGCGGCCGGCTCGAATTCACGACCGATCCGGGCATCGTGCTGCCGCCGCCCGGCGCGCCGGGCCTCGCCAAGCTCGACGCCGACGGCCAGAGCTGGCATACCTATGTGCGCGAGAGCGCCGGCACCACGATTCGCGTCGCGCAGCCGCGCACCGCGCGCTGGGACGCGCTCGCGCACATCGCGATCCACCTGCTGTGGCCGGTGCTGTCGCTGCTGCCGCTGCTCGCGATCGGGCTCTGGTTCGGCATCGGCCACGGCCTGCGGCCGCTGCGGATCATCACCTCGGGGCTGCGCCAGCGCCATGCCACGCGGCTCGATCCGCTCGACACCCAGGCCCTGCCCGACGAGGTCGAGCCGCTCGCGAGCGGCATCAACGACCTGCTCGCGCGGCTCGACGAATCGTTCACGCTGCAGCGCCACTTCATCGCCGATGCCGCGCACGAGCTGCGCACGCCGATCATGGGGCTGTCGATCCAGGCGCAGCTGCTCGGCCGCGCCGCCAACGACGCCGAGCGCGTGCGGATCGCCGCGCAGATCCAGGCCGGGGCCACGCGGCTCGGCCATCTCGCCGAGCAGCTGCTGACGCTCGCGCGGCTCGAACCCGATTCGCAGACGGCCGCGCTCGCGCCCGTCGATCTCGCCGCGCTGGCGCGCTCGGTGGTGGGCGATCGCGCGCGCGTGGCCGACGCGCGCCAGGTGGACCTCGGCGCCGTGGGCGGCGGCGCGCTGGTGGTGCCGGGCAATCCCGACACGCTGCGCGTGCTCGTCAACAACCTCGTCGACAACGCGATCCGCTACGCGGGCGCCGGCGCGAGCGTGGATGTGCGCACCGGGCGCGGCGTCGACGGCGTGCCGGTGATCGAGGTCCGCGATACCGGTCCCGGGATTCCGGCCAGCGACCGCGCGCGGGTGTTCGAGCGCTTCTATCGCGGCAGCGGCGCGCAGGGCGTGGCCGAATCGGGCAGCGGGCTCGGGCTGTCGATCGTCAAGCGGATCGCCGAGCAGCATCACGCCAACGTGGTGCTTGGCGACGGGCCGAGCGGGCGCGGGCTGTCGGTGGCGGTGCGGTTCGAGCGCGAGGCGGACGCGATGGTTTGA
- a CDS encoding MFS transporter, producing the protein MEATRTANPATTVKRTAVRYWILLMIFVVTTLNYADRATLSITGTSMRKEFGIDAVQMGYIFSSFSWAYVLAQLPSGWLLDRFGARRVYAGSIFLWSLFTLLQSTIGFAGSATLAVAALFVLRFAVGIAEAPAFPANAKVVASWFPTSERGTASAIFNAAQYFAAVLFTPLMAWLTHAFSWHQVYLWLGLAGMALALLWMRVVRSPADHPGVNQAEREHIEQGGGVIETSGATPAGGAPERLAGWFYVRQLLGNRMLIGVYLGQYCINVLTYFFLTWFPIYLVQARGMSILKAGVLASLPAICGFLGGVLGGMLSDGMIRRGVSLTRARKIPIIGGMLLSMAIIGCNYVDSAALVIALMALSFFGKGIGSLGWAVVADTAPKEAIGLSGSLFNMFGNAAGIVTPIVIGYLVGASGSFNGALLFVGLNALVTVLCYLVIVKDITRVTLRKAPGR; encoded by the coding sequence ATGGAAGCGACCCGCACCGCCAATCCGGCCACCACGGTCAAACGGACCGCCGTCCGCTACTGGATCCTGCTGATGATCTTCGTCGTGACGACGCTGAACTACGCGGATCGCGCGACGCTGTCGATCACCGGCACCTCGATGCGCAAGGAGTTCGGCATCGACGCGGTGCAGATGGGCTACATCTTCTCGTCGTTCAGCTGGGCCTACGTGCTCGCGCAGCTGCCGAGCGGCTGGCTGCTCGACCGCTTCGGCGCGCGCCGCGTGTATGCGGGCAGCATCTTCCTCTGGTCGCTGTTCACGCTGCTGCAGAGCACGATCGGCTTCGCCGGCAGCGCCACGCTGGCGGTGGCCGCGCTGTTCGTGCTGCGCTTCGCGGTGGGGATCGCCGAGGCGCCGGCGTTCCCGGCCAACGCCAAGGTGGTGGCGAGCTGGTTCCCGACCAGCGAGCGCGGCACCGCGTCGGCGATCTTCAACGCGGCGCAGTACTTCGCGGCCGTGCTGTTCACGCCGCTGATGGCCTGGCTCACGCACGCGTTCAGCTGGCATCAGGTGTATCTGTGGCTCGGCCTGGCCGGCATGGCGCTCGCGCTGCTGTGGATGCGCGTGGTGCGCAGCCCGGCCGACCACCCGGGCGTGAACCAGGCCGAGCGCGAGCACATCGAGCAGGGCGGCGGCGTGATCGAGACGAGCGGCGCGACGCCCGCCGGCGGCGCGCCCGAGCGGCTCGCGGGCTGGTTCTACGTGCGCCAGCTGCTCGGCAACCGGATGCTGATCGGCGTCTACCTCGGCCAGTACTGCATCAACGTGCTCACCTACTTCTTCCTGACCTGGTTCCCGATCTACCTGGTGCAGGCGCGCGGCATGTCGATCCTGAAGGCCGGCGTGCTGGCCTCGCTGCCGGCCATCTGCGGCTTCCTGGGCGGGGTGCTGGGCGGCATGCTGTCGGATGGCATGATCCGGCGCGGCGTGTCGCTGACGCGGGCGCGCAAGATCCCGATCATCGGCGGCATGCTGCTGTCGATGGCGATCATCGGCTGCAACTACGTGGACAGCGCCGCGCTCGTGATCGCGCTGATGGCGCTGTCGTTCTTCGGCAAGGGCATCGGCTCGCTCGGCTGGGCGGTGGTGGCCGACACGGCGCCGAAGGAAGCGATCGGCCTGTCGGGAAGCCTCTTCAACATGTTCGGCAACGCGGCCGGGATCGTCACGCCGATCGTGATCGGCTACCTGGTGGGCGCGAGCGGCTCGTTCAACGGCGCGCTGCTGTTCGTCGGGCTCAACGCGCTGGTGACGGTGCTCTGCTACCTCGTGATCGTGAAGGACATCACGCGCGTGACGCTGCGCAAGGCGCCCGGGCGTTGA